One window of Chamaesiphon minutus PCC 6605 genomic DNA carries:
- a CDS encoding pentapeptide repeat-containing protein, producing the protein MEGADFLKLEELILLAIAGKSEIYGLEIATSIAKASEDKVQLNYGSLYPYLNRLEKKGYITSRWEEENERKGARRKYYQTTDKGTHSLDEAILIRQRLRQPNDVPVAIASQIQSERDVDKLLKILQHPEEKERIWAIYELQSAIEVNPELHWEIMQALATFIRTNSPEDKQGEIESDIQEALNVIGNRNIDRDIPLSLIDLAQTNLIRANLKRANLQGANLEGADLEGANLQGANLKKANLKRANLQGANLMIANLEGINLVRANLEGAILIRANLEGANLEGANLEGAILLLANFKGAYLSKANLQACHGHANFAGAYLSKANFEGADLEGANLEGANLQRANFYEVRNLTIEQLHSANNWQQTLNIPNDIDQIPF; encoded by the coding sequence ATGGAAGGCGCGGACTTTCTCAAACTAGAGGAACTGATTTTACTAGCGATTGCGGGTAAGTCGGAAATTTATGGACTAGAAATAGCTACCAGCATCGCCAAAGCTAGCGAAGACAAGGTTCAACTAAACTATGGATCTCTCTACCCATATTTAAACCGCTTAGAGAAAAAGGGCTATATTACCTCCCGTTGGGAAGAGGAGAACGAGCGTAAAGGAGCGCGCCGGAAATATTATCAAACTACCGATAAGGGAACGCATAGCCTAGACGAAGCCATACTCATCCGTCAGCGATTGCGGCAACCAAACGATGTACCTGTGGCAATCGCTAGCCAGATTCAGTCAGAAAGAGATGTAGATAAATTGCTCAAAATCTTGCAGCATCCTGAAGAAAAAGAGAGAATTTGGGCAATATATGAGTTACAAAGTGCAATTGAAGTCAATCCAGAGCTTCATTGGGAAATTATGCAAGCTCTAGCTACTTTTATTCGTACTAATTCTCCTGAAGATAAGCAGGGCGAGATCGAGTCTGACATACAGGAGGCTTTAAATGTTATTGGTAACCGAAATATAGATCGAGATATTCCCTTGAGCTTGATAGATCTAGCTCAAACTAACCTTATACGAGCCAACCTCAAAAGAGCTAACCTCCAAGGAGCCAACCTTGAAGGAGCAGATCTCGAAGGAGCCAACCTCCAAGGAGCCAACCTTAAAAAAGCTAACCTCAAAAGAGCTAACCTCCAAGGAGCCAACCTTATGATAGCCAACCTTGAAGGAATCAACCTTGTAAGAGCCAACCTCGAAGGAGCTATCCTCATAAGAGCAAACCTCGAAGGAGCAAACCTTGAAGGAGCAAACCTCGAAGGAGCTATCCTTTTACTAGCAAACTTCAAAGGAGCCTATCTCTCAAAAGCCAACCTCCAAGCCTGCCATGGACACGCTAACTTTGCAGGAGCATACCTCTCAAAAGCCAACTTTGAAGGAGCAGATCTCGAAGGAGCAAATCTCGAAGGAGCAAACCTCCAAAGAGCCAACTTCTATGAAGTTAGAAATCTAACGATTGAGCAATTACATTCTGCTAACAACTGGCAACAGACGTTGAACATACCCAATGATATAGACCAAATACCTTTTTAA
- a CDS encoding GNAT family N-acetyltransferase — MNSRSRIDRYQNYIIRDWQSDDRIAAAEVIKNALAEYGLGWEPDGADRDVIDVEKYYLDRGGEFWVIEDNGIIIGTSAYYPCLFQSSEPENLGEQAVEIRKMYLHSKVRGQGLGKYLLCKLERTIFDRGYREIRIETASVLTAAVKLYESNGYVPVTDVETSRCDRAYVKFIDK, encoded by the coding sequence GTGAATAGTAGATCGAGGATCGATCGATATCAAAATTACATTATTAGAGACTGGCAATCGGACGATCGCATTGCGGCGGCAGAAGTTATTAAAAATGCGTTAGCGGAATATGGATTGGGTTGGGAGCCAGATGGCGCAGATCGGGATGTCATAGATGTAGAAAAATATTATCTGGATCGCGGTGGAGAATTTTGGGTAATTGAAGACAACGGCATTATTATCGGGACGAGTGCTTATTATCCCTGTCTTTTTCAATCTTCTGAGCCAGAAAACCTGGGCGAGCAGGCGGTAGAAATTAGAAAAATGTATCTACATTCCAAAGTCAGAGGACAGGGTTTAGGCAAGTATTTGTTATGCAAATTAGAACGAACGATATTCGATCGCGGATATCGAGAGATTCGGATCGAAACGGCAAGTGTTTTAACCGCAGCAGTCAAATTATACGAATCGAATGGCTATGTGCCAGTTACGGATGTAGAGACATCTCGATGCGATCGAGCCTATGTAAAATTTATCGATAAATAA
- a CDS encoding endonuclease MutS2 — MTIQAETLELLEWSRLCQQVATFAATKLGTIAARNLVIPQSPSVSLNLLAQTKEVYDLETRLTGGLSLDGIEDFGDALERAAVQGMLSGKELHEIATTLAGMRKLRRTIDSEENIPVLQGLVADVRTYPELEQDIYHCIDDRGDVTDRSSEKLAQVRVQLKGLRDRIYKFLNSLIQRQSNAIQQPLITQRGDRFVIPVKASHKDAIPGVVHDSSGSGSTLYVEPQQIINLGNQLRQLQRQEQREIEAVLMALTAKVTEVVEDLEHLLVVATTIDLATAKARYSLWLEANPPRFVDRAASEYITLRQLRHPLLIWKHRHEEGSPVVPIDLSIRPDIRVVTITGPNTGGKTVTLKTLAIVALMAKVGLFIPAREPVEIPWFDLILADIGDEQSLQQSLSTFSGHIRRIGRILDAIGEEGGERGAGSTSTTLSVSGGDEEMGSVRDDEETIDLQVSHSPIHPSTPSSLILLDEVGAGTDPAEGSALAIALLQYLADRAMLTIASTHYGELKALKYQDSRFENASVEFDDVNLAPTYRLLWGIPGRSNALSIAQRLGLNPEVIENAKSQVILGATQEVNEVIAGLEAQRRTQETKASEAANVLKQAEAFYLEVSQKAAQLQAREQELKVNQERAVQAAIAEAKGEIAQVIRQLQQGPQTAQAAQQATSELDGVSSRRLPAKSTPKPPVGFNPKVGDRIRIPKIGQKAEVLSEVDDNGNLNVKFGIMKMNVALADIESLTGEKATPPPKKSGAKVPGTAAPAAPPVAIRTSTNTVDVRGQRVMNAETEIERAIGRAYQSGIMWVIHGKGTGKLREGVHEFLSHHPQVLRFELAGEKDGGGGVTIAYLK; from the coding sequence GTGACGATTCAGGCAGAGACGTTAGAGTTATTAGAGTGGTCGCGATTGTGTCAGCAGGTAGCGACATTTGCAGCCACGAAGTTGGGTACGATCGCCGCGAGAAATTTGGTAATTCCCCAAAGTCCGAGTGTCAGTCTGAATCTCCTCGCTCAAACCAAAGAGGTGTATGACTTAGAAACTCGCTTGACAGGTGGATTGTCGCTAGATGGGATCGAAGATTTTGGCGATGCTCTCGAACGCGCCGCCGTCCAGGGAATGCTGTCGGGGAAGGAGTTACACGAGATCGCGACAACTCTAGCAGGAATGCGGAAGTTACGCCGCACGATCGACAGTGAAGAGAATATCCCCGTGCTTCAGGGATTAGTCGCAGACGTGCGGACGTATCCAGAGTTAGAGCAAGATATTTATCACTGTATCGACGATCGTGGCGACGTCACCGATCGATCGAGTGAGAAATTAGCCCAAGTCCGCGTGCAGCTCAAAGGCTTGCGCGATCGCATTTACAAGTTTCTCAATAGCCTGATTCAGCGTCAATCTAATGCCATTCAACAGCCACTAATCACCCAACGGGGCGATCGATTTGTCATCCCCGTTAAAGCGTCTCATAAAGATGCCATTCCTGGTGTAGTTCATGATAGCTCTGGCAGCGGCTCGACTCTATATGTCGAACCCCAGCAAATTATCAATCTCGGCAATCAACTCCGCCAACTCCAACGCCAAGAACAGCGGGAGATCGAAGCCGTACTGATGGCTCTAACTGCCAAAGTCACTGAAGTCGTCGAAGATCTCGAACATTTGCTCGTAGTCGCCACCACGATCGATCTCGCTACAGCCAAAGCGAGATACAGCCTGTGGTTGGAAGCTAATCCGCCTAGATTTGTCGATCGCGCCGCCAGCGAATATATCACCCTGCGCCAACTCCGCCACCCCTTACTGATCTGGAAACACCGTCACGAAGAAGGCTCTCCCGTCGTGCCGATCGACTTATCGATCCGTCCAGACATCCGTGTAGTCACCATTACAGGACCCAACACGGGCGGTAAAACCGTTACCCTCAAAACCCTCGCGATCGTCGCCTTAATGGCCAAGGTGGGGCTATTTATCCCCGCCCGCGAGCCAGTCGAGATCCCTTGGTTCGACCTCATTCTCGCCGACATCGGCGACGAACAATCTCTGCAACAAAGTCTCTCTACTTTTTCGGGACATATTCGCCGGATCGGGCGGATTCTGGATGCGATTGGGGAAGAGGGCGGGGAGCGGGGAGCGGGGAGCACTTCGACTACGCTCAGTGTAAGCGGGGGAGACGAGGAGATGGGGAGCGTGAGGGACGACGAGGAGACTATCGATCTCCAAGTTAGCCACTCTCCCATCCACCCATCCACCCCTTCTTCCCTGATTCTCCTCGATGAAGTCGGAGCCGGAACCGATCCCGCTGAGGGGAGTGCGCTGGCGATCGCCTTGTTGCAATATTTAGCCGATCGAGCGATGCTGACGATCGCGAGTACGCACTATGGCGAGTTAAAAGCTCTCAAATATCAAGACAGTCGCTTTGAAAATGCCTCTGTCGAATTTGATGATGTCAATCTCGCGCCAACTTATCGCTTATTATGGGGTATCCCCGGTCGATCGAACGCACTGTCGATCGCCCAAAGATTGGGCTTGAATCCCGAAGTAATTGAGAATGCCAAATCTCAGGTAATTTTGGGCGCGACGCAAGAAGTAAACGAAGTGATTGCTGGACTCGAAGCACAACGGCGCACTCAAGAAACCAAAGCCAGTGAAGCAGCTAATGTCTTAAAACAAGCCGAAGCATTCTATCTTGAAGTTTCCCAAAAAGCCGCGCAATTGCAAGCACGAGAACAAGAACTCAAGGTAAATCAAGAACGCGCCGTTCAAGCCGCCATTGCCGAAGCCAAAGGCGAAATCGCCCAAGTAATTCGCCAACTCCAACAAGGCCCCCAAACTGCCCAGGCTGCCCAGCAAGCCACCTCAGAACTCGATGGCGTCTCCAGCCGTCGCCTGCCAGCCAAATCGACCCCCAAGCCGCCTGTAGGCTTTAATCCCAAGGTTGGCGATCGCATCCGCATCCCCAAAATCGGGCAAAAAGCCGAAGTCCTGAGCGAAGTAGACGATAACGGCAATCTCAATGTCAAATTCGGCATCATGAAAATGAATGTCGCTCTAGCTGACATCGAATCTTTGACGGGTGAAAAAGCCACCCCACCACCAAAAAAATCTGGAGCTAAAGTTCCCGGTACGGCGGCTCCCGCCGCCCCACCAGTGGCAATTCGCACATCGACAAATACAGTAGATGTGCGCGGACAAAGAGTGATGAATGCCGAGACTGAAATCGAACGCGCGATCGGTCGAGCGTATCAATCGGGTATTATGTGGGTGATTCACGGTAAAGGTACGGGCAAACTCCGCGAAGGAGTCCATGAATTCTTATCTCATCATCCGCAAGTCTTGCGTTTTGAATTAGCAGGCGAAAAAGATGGCGGCGGCGGTGTCACGATCGCTTATCTTAAGTAA
- a CDS encoding type II toxin-antitoxin system PemK/MazF family toxin, which yields MNLAKGDVVLVPFPFTDLSQTKLRPAIVLYVQPEGEDITLCFISSQNLERVSRDELIIDPEHPEFAQTGLKSKSKVRVSRIVTLEKQLIKRKLGSLGLQLIENVDRVLVDVFLIK from the coding sequence ATGAATTTAGCCAAAGGCGATGTGGTATTGGTTCCTTTTCCATTTACAGATCTAAGCCAAACAAAACTCCGCCCAGCAATCGTTCTATACGTGCAGCCAGAAGGGGAAGACATTACTCTCTGCTTTATTTCCTCTCAAAATCTGGAGCGAGTGAGTAGAGACGAACTAATCATCGATCCAGAGCATCCAGAGTTCGCACAAACGGGATTAAAATCTAAATCTAAAGTACGAGTTAGTCGGATTGTAACATTAGAAAAACAATTAATTAAAAGAAAACTGGGCAGCTTGGGTTTGCAATTAATTGAAAATGTCGATCGAGTCTTGGTAGATGTATTCTTAATTAAATAA
- a CDS encoding Uma2 family endonuclease: protein MVAFIPTVAPQLVGERRVVFKNITWQGYQQLLGILGERRSAKLTFDRGILEITMPLEEHEFSGRLIERMILILVVELGLKVKTMGSTTLDRSDLDRGAEPDNAYYIQNQSLVAGRKVDLATDPPPDLVVEVDITHTDINKPTLYAAIGVPEFWRYNGQEWRIYQLQGDRYLELSYSPTFPMVSKEKLYEFLEVAQTDEVAAEVDLRQWVRIDRT from the coding sequence ATGGTTGCTTTTATACCCACTGTCGCACCACAACTCGTAGGCGAACGCCGAGTGGTTTTTAAAAATATTACCTGGCAAGGTTATCAACAACTGCTAGGTATTTTGGGCGAACGACGCTCTGCTAAGCTGACATTCGATCGGGGAATTCTAGAAATTACGATGCCATTAGAAGAGCATGAATTTTCCGGTCGTTTAATCGAACGAATGATTCTCATTTTAGTAGTAGAACTGGGATTAAAAGTTAAGACAATGGGTTCGACAACACTCGATCGATCGGATTTAGATCGCGGTGCTGAGCCAGATAACGCTTACTACATTCAAAATCAATCTCTTGTCGCTGGGCGTAAAGTAGATCTAGCCACCGATCCGCCGCCCGACTTAGTTGTGGAAGTCGATATCACCCATACCGATATTAATAAGCCAACTCTCTATGCAGCAATAGGAGTACCAGAATTTTGGCGATATAACGGGCAGGAATGGCGAATATATCAACTTCAAGGCGATCGATATTTAGAACTATCTTATAGCCCAACTTTCCCGATGGTATCGAAAGAAAAGCTCTATGAATTCTTAGAAGTTGCTCAAACAGACGAAGTAGCGGCTGAGGTCGATTTACGTCAATGGGTAAGGATCGATCGAACCTAA
- a CDS encoding NB-ARC domain-containing protein, whose translation MKLAQAFIILDRISIEQRGRRLDPIEIEILTVAWENQPYQSIQAYQEQTVKNRAAQLWQDLSQLLDLRVSKQNVRQILTALDAESLLGTISLAVETVGKSRFFGRTAELYQIQSTIELGTHQFIWLYGMKSIGKTAIVRHFIAQFLENLVPKFDRVVWISVDKTSSLTDILVSVLRSLDSRAAKTLSDLHTMFEKILLILQNQRCLLVLDNADSLLEANDLNESKDRPANLNFLELFDRAKHQSCCIAIVDRSPPQIESGSSIRAIEIAGLDRRSSQRLLEHSELVGTSTDWDLLVSKYRGNPQALKLIANTIRDIFDRDISKFLAANILVYSRIESILSEQLNHLLQSEIAFLAYLSRQQEPRSLDRIVTDLGSSIVETDIIRTLDKLVCRYLIDAKDGEFSVPESIGEYVKMRYPEISSSW comes from the coding sequence GTGAAACTCGCCCAAGCATTTATCATTCTCGATCGGATTTCGATCGAGCAACGCGGTCGTAGACTAGATCCGATCGAAATAGAAATTTTGACTGTAGCCTGGGAAAACCAGCCATATCAGAGTATTCAAGCATACCAAGAGCAAACAGTCAAAAATCGAGCAGCACAACTGTGGCAAGATCTATCGCAACTGCTCGATCTCAGAGTTAGCAAACAAAATGTCCGTCAGATCCTCACCGCGCTAGATGCCGAGTCACTACTTGGGACGATCTCGCTAGCAGTCGAAACTGTTGGCAAGTCGCGATTCTTTGGGAGAACTGCCGAACTGTACCAGATCCAATCGACGATCGAACTAGGCACCCATCAATTTATCTGGTTGTATGGAATGAAAAGCATCGGTAAAACGGCGATCGTTCGACACTTTATCGCCCAATTTTTAGAAAATTTAGTCCCAAAATTCGATCGAGTGGTCTGGATTTCGGTTGACAAAACTTCCTCATTGACCGATATTTTAGTAAGTGTTCTTCGATCGTTAGATAGTAGAGCGGCTAAAACATTGTCAGATTTGCATACAATGTTTGAAAAAATATTGCTGATTTTACAGAATCAGCGATGTTTATTAGTATTAGATAACGCCGATTCGCTCTTGGAAGCTAACGACCTAAATGAGTCAAAAGATCGCCCAGCAAATCTCAACTTTCTAGAGCTATTCGATCGGGCAAAACATCAGAGCTGTTGCATTGCGATCGTCGATCGATCGCCACCACAGATCGAGTCTGGGAGCAGTATTAGAGCGATCGAAATTGCTGGACTCGATCGCCGATCTAGCCAAAGACTGCTCGAACATAGCGAACTCGTCGGTACGTCTACAGACTGGGATCTCCTGGTGAGTAAATATCGCGGCAATCCCCAGGCACTCAAGCTGATTGCCAATACGATTAGAGATATATTCGATCGCGATATTAGTAAATTTTTAGCTGCCAATATTTTGGTGTATTCTCGAATTGAGAGCATATTGTCAGAGCAACTAAATCATTTATTGCAGTCAGAGATTGCCTTTTTAGCATATTTATCTCGTCAACAAGAGCCGCGATCGCTCGATCGGATCGTCACGGATCTGGGATCGTCGATCGTCGAGACAGATATTATTAGGACTTTAGATAAATTAGTATGTCGATATTTAATCGATGCTAAAGATGGTGAATTCTCTGTACCAGAATCGATCGGCGAGTATGTGAAGATGCGGTATCCAGAAATTAGTTCGAGCTGGTAA
- a CDS encoding metal ABC transporter ATP-binding protein encodes MNAIGIDIKNVTVAYHGKVALHSASLQLQSGSICGLVGMNGAGKSTLFKAIMGFVKPATGRILVNGLPIHKAQKNNLVAYVPQSEEVDWNFPVSVADVVMMGRYGYMNILRIPGSRDKQAVRESLERVQMWALRDRQIGELSGGQKKRTFFARALAQQAQVLLLDEPFAGVDVKTEKMLIDLLLQLRERGHTILISTHDLASIKTFCDRVVLINRSILAYGNTSDVFTPENIARAFDNSLGDLSNLTSQLNSTNRELE; translated from the coding sequence ATGAACGCAATTGGAATTGACATCAAAAATGTAACTGTTGCTTATCACGGTAAAGTCGCCCTTCATAGTGCATCGCTGCAACTTCAGAGCGGTTCGATTTGTGGGCTAGTGGGGATGAATGGAGCGGGAAAATCGACTCTATTTAAAGCAATTATGGGGTTTGTCAAACCCGCTACTGGTAGAATTTTAGTTAACGGGTTACCGATTCATAAAGCGCAGAAAAATAATCTCGTCGCCTACGTACCCCAGTCCGAAGAAGTAGACTGGAACTTCCCCGTTAGCGTTGCCGACGTAGTGATGATGGGGCGATATGGATATATGAATATCTTGCGAATTCCTGGATCTAGAGATAAGCAAGCAGTTAGAGAAAGCTTAGAACGCGTGCAGATGTGGGCTTTACGCGATCGACAAATTGGCGAATTATCTGGCGGGCAAAAGAAACGGACATTTTTTGCTAGGGCACTAGCGCAGCAAGCCCAAGTTTTATTATTAGACGAACCATTTGCAGGTGTAGATGTCAAGACCGAAAAAATGTTAATTGACTTACTCCTCCAATTGCGAGAACGCGGACATACAATTCTAATTTCAACTCACGATTTAGCCTCAATTAAAACATTTTGCGATCGAGTGGTTCTCATCAATCGCAGTATTCTGGCATATGGTAATACCTCAGATGTATTTACTCCAGAAAATATTGCCCGTGCCTTCGATAATTCACTTGGAGATTTATCGAACCTTACCAGCCAGTTAAATAGCACAAATCGGGAGCTAGAATAA
- a CDS encoding metal ABC transporter permease: MDLISWFAAPLQYEFMVKAIFVSALVGMVCAALSCYMTLKGWSLMGDAVSHAVLPGVAVAYMLNIPLAIGAFVFGVGSVIAIGFIKAQTRIKEDTVIGLVFTGFFALGLVLISKVRSSIDLTHILFGNVLGIADADIVQTVIISGITLVVLAILRKDLMLFCFDSTHARSIGLNTTFLYYVLLSLLSLTAVAALQTVGIILVVAMLVTPGATAYLLTDRFDMMMLIAMASGIFSSVMGTYISYHIDGSTGGCIVVLQTLLFIIAMIFAPKHGLLAKSREDRAVAVIKKK, encoded by the coding sequence ATGGATTTAATTAGCTGGTTTGCCGCACCATTGCAATATGAGTTTATGGTGAAGGCAATTTTTGTCAGTGCCTTAGTCGGAATGGTGTGTGCGGCACTTTCTTGTTATATGACCCTCAAAGGATGGTCGCTAATGGGCGATGCTGTCTCTCATGCGGTGTTACCAGGGGTGGCTGTTGCCTATATGCTCAACATCCCCCTAGCCATTGGTGCGTTTGTATTTGGCGTCGGCTCGGTCATTGCGATCGGGTTTATTAAAGCTCAAACTAGAATTAAAGAAGATACGGTCATTGGGTTAGTATTTACCGGATTTTTTGCATTAGGTTTAGTCTTAATTTCTAAAGTGCGCAGCTCGATCGATCTGACGCATATTCTCTTTGGAAATGTCTTGGGAATTGCCGATGCTGATATCGTCCAGACCGTAATTATTAGTGGCATTACTTTAGTAGTACTGGCAATTTTGCGCAAAGACTTGATGCTATTTTGCTTCGATTCTACTCACGCTCGATCGATCGGCTTAAATACCACTTTCCTTTACTACGTTTTATTATCTTTACTTTCCCTCACCGCCGTCGCGGCACTGCAAACTGTAGGGATTATTCTCGTCGTAGCGATGTTAGTAACGCCTGGAGCGACGGCATATCTATTGACCGACAGGTTCGATATGATGATGTTAATTGCGATGGCATCGGGCATATTTTCGAGCGTGATGGGAACGTATATTAGTTACCATATCGACGGCTCGACAGGCGGCTGCATCGTCGTTTTGCAAACCTTATTATTTATCATTGCGATGATATTTGCACCCAAACATGGCTTATTAGCTAAATCACGCGAAGATCGAGCGGTTGCAGTTATAAAAAAGAAGTAA
- the thrB gene encoding homoserine kinase — protein MMTTATVRVPATTANLGAGFDCIGAALSLYNEFAFTPIDTESLVIAVRGLEAARVNTDASNLAYQAFVKLYSRIDRSPPVIQLEIKLGVPLARGLGSSATAIVGGLLGANALAGNPLSLADIMQLAIEMEGHPDNVVPALIGGCRLAATAASGWAIADIPWHDSVVPVVAIPDFELSTAEARSVLPTDYSRADAIFNTAHLGLMVRGLETGNPEWLSAALADRLHQPYRQQLIPGYTDVERAVVAAGGYGMVISGAGPTLLALTTAERADAVATAMTDAWATHNIQAQAQPLPVDMQGAVCS, from the coding sequence ATGATGACTACAGCCACAGTTCGCGTTCCAGCTACCACCGCTAACCTAGGGGCGGGATTTGACTGTATCGGTGCCGCCTTAAGCCTGTATAACGAGTTTGCCTTTACACCGATCGACACCGAGAGTCTAGTCATCGCCGTCCGGGGATTGGAAGCCGCTAGAGTTAACACCGATGCCAGCAACCTCGCCTATCAAGCCTTTGTCAAGCTCTACAGTAGAATAGATCGATCGCCCCCAGTCATCCAGCTTGAAATCAAACTAGGCGTACCCCTGGCCAGAGGATTGGGCAGTTCGGCAACCGCGATCGTCGGTGGCTTGCTCGGAGCCAATGCTTTAGCCGGAAACCCGCTCTCGCTTGCCGACATCATGCAGCTTGCGATCGAGATGGAAGGACATCCTGATAATGTAGTACCAGCACTAATCGGCGGATGCCGATTAGCCGCCACAGCAGCAAGCGGTTGGGCGATCGCCGATATACCTTGGCACGATAGCGTTGTACCTGTAGTAGCGATACCCGATTTTGAACTATCGACAGCAGAAGCCAGAAGCGTCCTACCCACTGACTACAGCCGCGCCGACGCGATCTTTAATACCGCCCACCTGGGCTTGATGGTGCGAGGTCTAGAAACCGGAAATCCCGAATGGCTCAGTGCCGCACTTGCCGATCGCCTCCACCAACCCTACCGTCAACAGCTAATTCCTGGCTACACCGACGTGGAGCGCGCGGTAGTTGCCGCTGGCGGCTATGGCATGGTCATTAGTGGTGCTGGCCCCACATTACTAGCCCTGACGACCGCAGAACGAGCCGATGCAGTAGCCACAGCCATGACCGACGCCTGGGCAACCCATAACATTCAAGCCCAAGCTCAACCGCTGCCAGTAGATATGCAAGGAGCGGTATGTAGTTAA
- a CDS encoding metal ABC transporter substrate-binding protein, whose protein sequence is MGRKLGLNYAWNKPTADTHRSRQPLNIAVPKQQTIAGLALLLTLWLSGCTSPANRTTPTDRKVVLTTFTVIADMARNVAGDKVNVESIVKPGAEIHGYEPTPSDLARGQNATAILDNGLNLERWAARFYNSLPKVPQTTLSEGVEPVSIASDASKGKPNPHAWMSPKNALIYVENIRKALSKIDPANAKTYDTNAATYSQQIRALDTKLKQAVAKIPADKRYLVSCEGAFTYIARDYGLTEVYIWPVNAEQQATPKQVERVIDTVRAKQIPTVFCESTVDNRAQRQVAKETGAKFGGVFYVDSLSPPNGPAPTYLKLLEYNINMLIKGMTIK, encoded by the coding sequence ATGGGTCGTAAACTCGGACTAAACTACGCCTGGAATAAACCCACAGCCGACACCCATCGATCGCGGCAGCCTCTCAACATAGCCGTCCCCAAACAACAGACAATCGCCGGACTGGCATTATTACTGACGCTCTGGCTCAGCGGCTGCACCTCACCAGCCAACCGCACCACACCAACCGATCGTAAAGTAGTTTTAACAACCTTTACCGTCATCGCCGACATGGCACGCAACGTTGCAGGCGATAAAGTAAACGTAGAATCGATCGTCAAACCCGGTGCTGAAATCCACGGTTACGAACCCACCCCCAGCGACCTAGCCAGAGGACAAAACGCAACCGCAATCTTGGATAACGGCCTCAATTTAGAACGATGGGCGGCCAGATTTTACAACAGTTTGCCCAAAGTACCCCAGACTACCCTGAGCGAGGGAGTCGAACCAGTCTCGATTGCCAGCGATGCCTCCAAAGGTAAACCCAACCCTCACGCCTGGATGTCTCCCAAAAACGCCCTGATTTACGTCGAGAACATCCGTAAAGCTTTGAGCAAAATCGATCCGGCTAACGCCAAAACCTACGACACCAACGCCGCAACTTACAGCCAACAAATTCGGGCACTCGATACCAAACTCAAACAAGCCGTTGCCAAGATTCCGGCTGACAAACGTTACCTAGTTAGTTGCGAAGGTGCATTTACCTACATTGCCCGCGACTATGGACTCACTGAAGTCTACATCTGGCCAGTTAACGCCGAACAACAAGCCACACCCAAACAAGTCGAACGAGTCATCGATACCGTCAGAGCCAAACAGATTCCCACCGTATTTTGTGAAAGCACCGTCGATAATCGCGCGCAGCGACAGGTAGCCAAAGAAACAGGTGCAAAATTTGGCGGTGTATTTTATGTCGATTCGCTCTCCCCACCGAATGGCCCCGCGCCAACTTATTTAAAACTATTGGAATACAACATTAATATGCTGATAAAGGGAATGACAATCAAATGA
- a CDS encoding tRNA-(ms[2]io[6]A)-hydroxylase, whose translation MTATANPTINALCEPTSAAWLEQALGNIDTILLDHSHCERKAASTAVNMMFRYPSNHKLVRQLTAIAQEELEHFEQVNQILERRGIPLAPLNAPPYGKGLMSQIRHQEPHRLLDSLLISGLIEARSHERLGLLGTHLPDPKLAAFYRSLMASEARHFGIYWLLADTYFDREIVQSRLAELAIFESQLLSTLYHEPRIHS comes from the coding sequence ATGACTGCTACTGCCAACCCGACGATTAATGCTTTGTGCGAACCTACTTCAGCAGCTTGGCTCGAACAGGCTCTAGGTAATATCGATACCATCTTGCTCGATCATTCGCATTGCGAGCGCAAAGCAGCCAGCACCGCCGTCAACATGATGTTCCGGTATCCATCCAATCATAAACTCGTTCGGCAGCTCACCGCGATCGCGCAAGAAGAATTGGAGCATTTCGAGCAAGTCAATCAAATTCTCGAACGGCGAGGTATTCCGCTAGCTCCCCTCAATGCACCGCCTTATGGCAAAGGCTTAATGAGTCAAATTCGCCACCAAGAACCACACCGATTGCTAGATTCATTACTAATCTCTGGCTTGATCGAAGCGCGCTCTCACGAACGATTGGGATTGCTCGGTACACATCTCCCCGATCCAAAATTAGCTGCATTTTACCGCAGCCTGATGGCATCGGAAGCGCGTCATTTTGGGATTTATTGGTTATTAGCAGATACTTATTTCGATCGCGAAATCGTCCAATCCCGTCTTGCCGAACTTGCCATCTTTGAAAGTCAGTTACTTTCTACTCTCTATCACGAACCAAGAATTCATAGTTAA